From a region of the Pseudanabaena sp. ABRG5-3 genome:
- a CDS encoding helix-turn-helix domain-containing protein: MNHAELKAKALSNPETLAAYESMDVEFSILRQMLAAREKAGLSQAQVASRMGTKATAINRLESSLSSGKHSPSLITLRRYAQAVGCEL; encoded by the coding sequence ATGAATCACGCTGAACTAAAAGCTAAGGCTCTATCTAATCCTGAAACTCTTGCGGCTTATGAAAGTATGGATGTTGAGTTTTCGATATTGCGGCAAATGTTAGCTGCTCGTGAGAAGGCTGGGTTGTCTCAGGCACAAGTAGCCAGTCGAATGGGAACTAAGGCTACGGCAATTAATCGATTGGAGTCATCTCTGAGTAGTGGTAAGCATTCGCCTTCTTTAATAACTTTGCGACGATATGCTCAGGCTGTCGGGTGTGAGTTGTGA
- a CDS encoding GNAT family N-acetyltransferase, with amino-acid sequence MLQQAYRYTTTWVDTVNKVKAEAWNILAKPLATPFFEWEWLSNLEASGCAIAQQGWLPSHLLVWQGDVLVAAAPLYMKGHSQGEFVFDHQWADLSYRLGIEYYPKLLGMAPFTPAVGYRFLVHPDLSDRPDELSKIYDLMLAEIDKLCDRYQMSGCNFLYVDPSWKHELESRGFTTWMHHSYVWENQEFTDFDDYLKNFNANQRRNIKRERKSVESTGIKMRVYTGEEIPHYFYGYMYELYNDHCNKFWGGSKYLNRKFFEHLAHSFRDRLVFVAGEIEDYPQPVGMSFCIRKDDQLFGRYWGCVQEIDCLHFNACYYTPIEWAIAQGIKRFDPGAGGQHKKRRGFPATPNYSLHRFYHPRLKQILVPYINEVNSYEAKQIQAINNELPFDFAPPDLHV; translated from the coding sequence ATGCTGCAACAGGCTTACCGTTATACGACGACTTGGGTAGATACCGTTAACAAGGTCAAGGCTGAAGCATGGAATATTCTTGCAAAACCTTTGGCGACTCCTTTTTTTGAATGGGAGTGGCTCTCGAATCTAGAGGCTTCAGGTTGTGCGATCGCCCAACAGGGATGGCTACCCAGCCATTTACTAGTCTGGCAAGGGGATGTATTAGTAGCGGCTGCGCCTTTGTATATGAAGGGGCATAGTCAAGGGGAGTTTGTCTTTGACCATCAATGGGCGGATTTGTCCTATCGCTTGGGGATTGAGTATTATCCGAAGTTATTGGGCATGGCTCCCTTTACACCTGCGGTAGGCTATCGCTTTTTGGTGCATCCTGATCTGAGCGATCGCCCTGATGAATTATCAAAAATCTATGACTTAATGTTGGCGGAGATTGACAAACTTTGCGATCGCTACCAGATGTCAGGCTGTAATTTTCTCTATGTTGATCCTAGTTGGAAGCATGAGTTGGAGTCGCGTGGCTTTACGACTTGGATGCACCATAGTTATGTTTGGGAAAATCAAGAGTTTACGGATTTTGATGATTATCTCAAAAATTTCAATGCTAATCAGCGCCGCAATATTAAGCGGGAACGCAAGTCAGTGGAAAGTACGGGCATCAAGATGCGAGTTTACACAGGCGAAGAGATTCCCCATTATTTCTATGGCTATATGTATGAGCTATATAACGATCATTGCAATAAATTTTGGGGTGGGAGTAAATACTTAAATCGCAAGTTTTTTGAACATTTAGCCCATAGTTTTCGCGATCGCCTTGTATTTGTGGCTGGGGAAATCGAAGATTATCCGCAACCTGTAGGAATGTCCTTCTGTATTCGTAAGGATGATCAGTTATTTGGGCGCTATTGGGGCTGTGTTCAAGAAATTGATTGTTTGCATTTTAATGCTTGCTATTACACGCCGATTGAGTGGGCGATCGCTCAAGGTATTAAGCGCTTTGACCCCGGAGCAGGTGGACAACATAAAAAGCGGCGTGGGTTTCCCGCAACTCCAAATTACAGTTTGCATCGCTTTTATCATCCTCGCCTCAAGCAAATTCTAGTTCCCTATATCAATGAAGTAAATTCTTACGAAGCTAAGCAAATTCAAGCGATTAATAACGAACTTCCCTTTGATTTTGCGCCGCCCGATCTTCATGTCTAA
- a CDS encoding XisI protein, whose product MDTQLKYREIIKKVLQDQANYRASLPDAYTSQVLFDDERGQYLILDIGWNGDHYLHATPIHLSLIGEKIWVQYDDTEEGIVNDLTDAGVSKNDIVLGFRHPKVRQYTGFAIS is encoded by the coding sequence ATGGATACCCAGCTAAAATATCGAGAAATCATTAAGAAAGTACTTCAAGATCAGGCTAATTATCGTGCTTCTCTTCCTGATGCCTATACTTCTCAAGTGCTATTTGACGATGAACGAGGACAATATTTAATTTTAGATATTGGCTGGAATGGCGATCATTACCTTCATGCTACACCTATTCATCTTAGTTTAATTGGCGAGAAAATTTGGGTTCAGTATGATGATACTGAAGAGGGGATTGTCAATGATTTGACAGATGCTGGAGTTTCTAAAAATGATATTGTTCTTGGATTTCGCCATCCGAAAGTTCGACAATATACGGGGTTTGCTATTTCATAA
- a CDS encoding element excision factor XisH family protein → MSARDIYHNTVKTALEKDGWTITHDPFPLQIGKKRLSADLGAERLISAEKGLQKIVVEVKSFVGQSDVKDLEQALGQYVLYRQILNETGIKRELYLAVSRLTFNSVFTIQLGQILLTNQIIKLVVFDDESEVIVQWIPS, encoded by the coding sequence ATGTCAGCAAGAGATATCTACCACAACACTGTCAAAACGGCTTTAGAGAAAGATGGTTGGACAATTACGCACGATCCTTTCCCATTACAAATTGGGAAAAAGCGGTTGTCTGCGGATTTAGGAGCAGAACGTCTGATCAGTGCTGAAAAAGGGCTTCAAAAAATTGTTGTTGAGGTCAAAAGTTTTGTCGGTCAGTCTGATGTCAAAGATTTAGAACAGGCATTAGGGCAATATGTCCTATATCGCCAAATTCTCAACGAAACAGGAATTAAGCGAGAGCTTTACCTTGCAGTTTCTCGCTTAACTTTTAATAGTGTATTCACGATACAATTAGGTCAGATTTTACTTACAAATCAGATTATCAAACTAGTTGTTTTTGATGATGAAAGTGAGGTAATTGTGCAATGGATACCCAGCTAA